In a single window of the uncultured Dysgonomonas sp. genome:
- a CDS encoding LytTR family DNA-binding domain-containing protein, translated as MKCIIVDDEPIARKGMKNLVEQVPQLELLDSFNSAEAASLFLLNNPVDLIFLDIQMSGITGIEFAKNVSKSTLIIFTTAYSEYALDSYEVEAIDYLVKPIEGARFRKAVDKAIAYHILLISEEKKSMENVEDEYIFVKSDRKYFKVNLSDILFIEGLKDYVIIQLDGQRIITKLNLKTMHELLPKAIFLRVNRSYIVNINKIDSFDNNDVFLKTYEIAIGNIYRDSFFNDFISKKSK; from the coding sequence ATGAAATGTATTATAGTCGATGATGAGCCGATAGCTCGCAAAGGAATGAAAAATCTGGTAGAGCAAGTCCCGCAACTGGAACTCCTGGATAGTTTCAATAGCGCTGAAGCTGCCTCTCTATTTTTGTTGAACAATCCGGTTGATTTGATTTTCCTTGATATACAGATGTCCGGAATTACCGGAATAGAATTTGCGAAGAATGTAAGTAAAAGTACATTAATTATTTTCACAACAGCCTATTCGGAATATGCGCTGGATAGTTATGAAGTCGAGGCCATTGATTACTTAGTTAAACCAATCGAGGGCGCGCGGTTCAGGAAAGCTGTTGATAAGGCTATTGCATATCACATACTATTAATTTCGGAAGAAAAGAAGAGTATGGAAAACGTTGAAGATGAATATATATTTGTGAAATCCGACAGGAAGTATTTTAAGGTAAATCTTTCGGATATTCTTTTTATAGAAGGATTGAAGGATTATGTAATCATCCAGCTTGACGGACAACGTATAATCACGAAACTTAACCTGAAGACTATGCATGAACTATTACCTAAAGCGATATTTCTGAGAGTGAACAGATCATATATCGTAAATATCAACAAAATTGACTCTTTTGATAATAACGATGTTTTCCTCAAAACATATGAAATTGCAATCGGAAATATTTACAGAGATTCTTTTTTTAACGATTTTATTTCAAAAAAGAGTAAGTAA
- a CDS encoding TonB-dependent receptor — MSNKLSGANLFCSLLLLFLISNTLNISAQQSKSGTIIGRVADAQKKAAYSIAVSVEGTSIGEYTDEKGEFKLVNVPSGNQTIVVSGVGAKTTRVKVLVEVNRTTRIPDIEIDNSVELTEVAIEGKTEARQKQEQAYAITVVDLKKSYNTVAPLSKMLSNISSVRIREDGGVGSNYNFSLNGFSGNQVKFFLDGVPMDNFGSSFNLSNISVNMAERIEVYKGVLPVSLGADALGGAVNIISRKDANYLDASYSIGSFNTHRISLNGAYTDLKTGFTVRANTFFNYSDNDYKVFAPIKDLSNGKTIEERWVKRFHDDYQSMGIKFETGITNKSYADYLLAGVILSKNDKDVQTGAVIDAVYGGVKSKSESMIPSIRYKKDDLFVEGLSASFYGAYSMVNSLSIDTLARNYNWLGEWEPSDTKGERGTNSYTDSKIRNREWVANANISYMIDNHQSVTLNHVFSSLNRKIHDKVDPDNESNKIPQKLTKNITGLGWQVKYDKWNANVFTKLYSTNSSTYKIVNQYMTDERLDKVDDDKTNVGYGAAFTYFILPKLQAKLSYEKAYRLPESTEMFGDGLNQLRNPDLKPESSNNANLGFIFEQNLKEHTIFLEGNFIYRDTKDFILKDLTEASAVTGYKNMGKVLTKGIEGGIKYQWKNRLHAGANVTYQDIKDNQKYEENTGTYVGNGKSENLNYKRRLPNIPYFFGHGDIGVQFQNIGLKDSELSLDYSINYVWKYYLSFPGLGAKSTKDVIPEQTSHDISLGYTMQNGRYSVMLECTNFTDEKLYDNYRLQKPGRAFNLKFRYFLK; from the coding sequence ATGAGTAACAAACTGTCCGGAGCTAACCTTTTCTGCTCCTTGCTTTTATTGTTTTTGATAAGCAATACATTAAATATATCGGCCCAGCAATCAAAAAGTGGAACTATCATCGGACGTGTCGCGGACGCACAGAAAAAAGCTGCTTACTCAATAGCTGTATCAGTAGAAGGAACTTCTATTGGTGAATATACAGATGAGAAAGGAGAATTTAAGTTGGTCAATGTACCTTCAGGAAATCAAACTATTGTAGTATCTGGTGTGGGGGCTAAGACGACCAGAGTAAAGGTTTTGGTAGAGGTAAATAGAACAACCCGTATTCCTGATATCGAAATAGATAATTCTGTCGAATTAACAGAAGTGGCTATAGAAGGGAAAACCGAAGCCCGTCAGAAACAGGAGCAGGCTTATGCTATAACTGTGGTCGACCTGAAAAAATCGTACAATACTGTGGCTCCCTTGAGTAAGATGCTGAGTAATATCTCAAGTGTTCGTATCCGGGAAGATGGAGGTGTAGGATCTAACTACAATTTCAGTCTCAATGGTTTTTCAGGAAATCAAGTGAAATTCTTTTTGGATGGGGTTCCGATGGATAACTTCGGCTCATCATTCAATTTGAGTAATATCTCTGTGAATATGGCTGAGCGTATCGAGGTCTACAAAGGAGTTTTGCCTGTAAGCTTAGGCGCCGATGCCTTGGGTGGAGCGGTGAATATTATCAGTCGTAAAGATGCCAACTATCTGGACGCGTCATACTCTATCGGGTCATTTAATACGCACCGGATATCTCTGAATGGAGCTTATACTGACCTGAAAACAGGCTTTACTGTCCGCGCCAATACATTCTTCAATTACTCGGATAACGACTATAAGGTATTTGCACCTATTAAGGATTTGAGTAACGGAAAAACAATTGAAGAACGATGGGTGAAGCGTTTTCATGACGATTACCAGTCGATGGGAATAAAATTTGAAACAGGGATAACCAATAAATCATATGCTGATTATTTATTAGCAGGAGTAATACTTTCCAAGAACGATAAAGATGTACAAACCGGTGCTGTGATAGATGCTGTATATGGTGGTGTAAAATCGAAAAGTGAGTCGATGATACCGTCTATCCGCTACAAAAAGGATGATCTGTTTGTTGAAGGCTTATCCGCTTCATTCTATGGAGCATACAGTATGGTCAACTCATTAAGTATAGACACTCTGGCGCGCAACTATAATTGGCTGGGCGAATGGGAGCCTTCCGATACAAAGGGCGAACGGGGAACTAATTCCTATACCGATTCTAAAATAAGGAATAGGGAATGGGTAGCCAATGCCAATATCAGCTATATGATAGATAATCATCAGTCCGTTACGCTGAATCATGTGTTTTCTTCTTTAAATCGGAAAATTCATGACAAAGTGGATCCTGACAATGAATCGAACAAGATACCTCAAAAGTTGACGAAGAATATAACCGGTCTGGGCTGGCAGGTAAAATATGACAAATGGAATGCCAATGTCTTCACTAAACTATACAGTACAAACAGTTCTACTTATAAGATAGTGAATCAGTATATGACAGATGAAAGGCTTGATAAGGTAGATGATGATAAAACAAATGTTGGCTACGGAGCGGCATTTACTTATTTTATTTTACCCAAATTACAGGCTAAACTCTCTTATGAAAAGGCTTACCGCCTGCCGGAAAGTACCGAAATGTTTGGTGACGGACTTAATCAGTTGCGTAATCCCGATCTGAAACCGGAGAGTAGTAATAATGCGAATCTAGGTTTCATCTTCGAACAAAATCTAAAAGAACATACTATCTTCCTCGAAGGTAACTTTATATACAGGGATACAAAAGACTTTATATTAAAAGACCTGACAGAGGCTTCTGCCGTAACCGGTTATAAGAATATGGGAAAGGTGCTTACCAAAGGTATAGAGGGCGGAATAAAGTATCAATGGAAAAACCGCCTCCATGCAGGTGCTAATGTTACTTATCAGGACATAAAGGATAATCAGAAGTATGAAGAGAACACAGGTACTTATGTAGGAAACGGAAAATCCGAGAATCTCAATTATAAGCGCCGCCTGCCTAATATTCCGTATTTTTTCGGTCATGGAGATATAGGCGTGCAGTTTCAGAATATAGGGCTAAAAGATTCGGAGTTGTCATTAGACTATTCGATCAATTATGTATGGAAATATTATCTGTCTTTTCCCGGTCTTGGGGCAAAGTCGACCAAGGATGTGATCCCCGAACAGACTTCACATGATATTTCCCTGGGATATACTATGCAAAACGGACGTTATAGCGTTATGTTGGAGTGTACGAATTTCACGGATGAAAAATTATATGATAACTACAGATTGCAGAAGCCGGGTAGGGCATTTAATCTGAAATTCCGTTATTTCCTGAAATAA
- a CDS encoding DUF4374 domain-containing protein, which translates to MKYINKITAYIIVGCIVLFTSACDDDEFGTEEIPFAPYVLSLGITSGGTTAYYLVTAEDLMSGNINAVGKGIEQSGFHDYEQGNQTIFCVGGLGVTNTTGVVRGGDGYLFEKGEFTFNQSLAAFTQIDNNSMMGVEIPGNAEEGSNITFYNVDINSVAITSRKTASIAPISQFEWPSITGLCMTGNKIYMTYFHMNPKTYETKYTDTTYVAVYSYPEMTLDKVMKDTRTGPAGSWYAHNGIFKVESGDMYIMSNSAIANGYSQSTKKAGFLRIPEGTTEFDDYFFDFETKSGGLKPAHVKYIGEGLVFAEVSTINPQTANDRWGDKSLACYIIDLNNQSFKQIPEIPVHDGDGGRRFSVLVDGGYVYFPVKIKDEGVYIYRIDPKTATAERGAKVSTNFVGGFFKLN; encoded by the coding sequence ATGAAATATATAAATAAAATTACAGCATATATAATCGTAGGATGCATCGTCTTATTTACTTCGGCATGTGACGACGATGAATTTGGCACTGAAGAAATTCCTTTTGCTCCTTATGTCTTGAGTCTGGGTATTACATCCGGAGGGACAACCGCCTATTATCTTGTTACTGCAGAAGACCTTATGTCGGGGAACATCAATGCAGTAGGGAAAGGAATAGAGCAAAGCGGATTCCATGATTATGAGCAGGGTAACCAAACTATTTTTTGTGTAGGCGGTCTTGGTGTTACCAATACTACCGGAGTAGTGAGGGGAGGAGACGGCTACTTATTTGAAAAAGGTGAATTTACCTTCAATCAGTCTCTTGCTGCATTTACACAGATTGACAATAATAGTATGATGGGGGTAGAAATTCCCGGTAATGCTGAAGAAGGAAGTAATATAACGTTTTATAATGTTGATATTAACAGTGTTGCTATTACGAGCCGTAAGACTGCTTCGATAGCGCCCATATCACAATTCGAATGGCCGAGTATTACAGGACTGTGTATGACTGGTAATAAGATTTATATGACTTATTTCCATATGAATCCGAAGACCTATGAGACCAAATATACCGATACCACTTATGTTGCTGTATATTCTTATCCCGAAATGACCTTAGACAAGGTTATGAAAGATACGCGTACTGGCCCGGCCGGATCGTGGTATGCTCATAACGGTATATTCAAGGTAGAATCGGGTGACATGTACATCATGTCTAATTCTGCCATTGCCAACGGATATTCACAGAGCACGAAGAAAGCCGGATTCTTGCGTATACCGGAAGGTACGACAGAATTCGATGATTATTTCTTCGATTTCGAGACTAAGTCGGGAGGATTGAAACCAGCCCATGTAAAGTATATTGGCGAGGGTCTGGTATTTGCCGAGGTTAGTACTATCAATCCGCAGACTGCAAACGATAGATGGGGAGATAAATCGCTGGCATGCTATATAATAGATCTCAATAACCAGTCGTTTAAACAGATACCGGAAATCCCTGTGCATGATGGAGATGGAGGACGCCGTTTTTCTGTCTTGGTTGATGGCGGATACGTTTATTTCCCTGTAAAGATAAAGGATGAAGGCGTTTATATTTATCGTATTGATCCTAAAACGGCGACAGCGGAGCGGGGTGCTAAAGTATCTACTAATTTTGTTGGTGGTTTTTTCAAACTTAATTGA
- a CDS encoding DEAD/DEAH box helicase, with protein MTFQELNIIEPILRALQEKGYTNPTPIQEDAIPVVLKNQDMLGLAQTGTGKTAAFSIPIIQHLYQNKISGRKREIRALIITPTRELAIQINDCIKEYTLYTGLRHCVIFGGVKQKAQTDELHKGIDILVATPGRLLDLMNQGFISLNAITHFVLDEADRMLDMGFIHDIKRLLPKLPKDKQTLFFSATMPPAIAALSRSILRNPVRVEVAPVSSVVDVIEQSVYFVEKQDKKDLLISLLKKDKKQSVLVFSRTKHGADKIARLLCKAGIGSEAIHGNKSQNARQRALANFKSHKTRVLIATDIAARGIDVNQLELVINYDLPDVPETYVHRIGRTGRAGHSGTALTFCAEDERPMLKDIQKLTGKVLPVAI; from the coding sequence ATGACATTTCAAGAATTAAATATCATAGAGCCGATATTAAGGGCTCTACAAGAAAAAGGATATACAAATCCTACTCCTATACAAGAAGATGCAATTCCCGTAGTTCTCAAAAATCAAGATATGCTTGGCCTGGCACAAACCGGAACGGGTAAAACGGCAGCATTCTCAATTCCGATTATACAACATTTGTATCAGAATAAAATAAGCGGCAGAAAAAGAGAAATAAGGGCATTGATTATCACCCCCACGCGTGAACTTGCAATTCAGATTAACGATTGCATCAAAGAATATACCCTGTATACAGGATTACGCCATTGTGTGATATTCGGCGGAGTGAAGCAAAAGGCTCAAACAGATGAACTGCATAAAGGAATTGATATCCTCGTTGCTACACCCGGACGATTACTGGACTTAATGAATCAGGGCTTTATTAGCCTGAATGCTATAACTCACTTTGTACTCGATGAAGCTGACCGTATGCTCGATATGGGTTTTATACATGATATAAAGCGTTTATTGCCCAAACTGCCAAAAGATAAGCAGACTTTATTTTTCTCGGCAACAATGCCTCCGGCCATAGCTGCACTTTCGCGTTCTATATTAAGAAATCCTGTAAGGGTGGAAGTTGCTCCGGTTTCGTCCGTAGTGGATGTGATCGAGCAAAGTGTTTACTTTGTAGAAAAGCAGGATAAGAAAGATTTGCTTATCAGTTTACTGAAAAAAGATAAGAAACAATCGGTTCTGGTATTTTCCCGTACGAAGCACGGAGCCGATAAGATAGCACGTTTGCTTTGTAAAGCGGGGATTGGCAGTGAAGCCATTCACGGGAACAAATCTCAGAATGCCCGTCAAAGAGCTTTGGCAAATTTCAAATCGCATAAGACCCGTGTACTTATTGCCACCGATATTGCTGCCCGCGGAATAGACGTCAATCAGTTAGAATTGGTTATCAATTACGATTTGCCGGATGTTCCTGAAACCTATGTGCACCGTATAGGACGTACAGGGAGGGCCGGTCATAGTGGTACGGCTCTTACATTTTGTGCTGAGGATGAGCGTCCGATGCTTAAAGATATTCAAAAGCTGACAGGTAAAGTATTGCCTGTAGCTATTTAA
- a CDS encoding bifunctional alpha,alpha-trehalose-phosphate synthase (UDP-forming)/trehalose-phosphatase has product MKLIIISNRLPLKIVEKNNIYKVISSPGGLSTGLDSLNMKMEKHWIGWPGMYLDDCKEKEIIDNQLEGQNFHPVYLSPEQIENYYEGYSNSVLWPLCHYFSNYMHYENKYWEAYKEVNNLFCEAALNIIEPGDIVWIQDYQLMLLPKMIRDKVSDISIGYFHHIPFPSYELFRGLPERAEILNGLLGADLVAFHTHSYMRHFISAVYRVLKLDCNLDEIQMDRRVVDVDAFPMGINYDMFHNALLNPDINKNAEELRASFGTGKLILSVDRLDYSKGIMIRLKSFEEFLDNHPEYAGKVSLVMIVAPSRDNVDIYAELKKDIDMKVGAINGKHSTIDWTPVYYFYRAFNFEELAALYHIADIALVTPLRDGMNLVAKEYLATKRNEPGVLILSEMAGASIELSDAIIVNPTDTKEIENAIVQALEMPVDEQLETIASMQEVISTQTVNQWAKDFIEELADIKSKNDALQQKIVEKTNFDIIKQAYDKAQNRLIILDYDGTLSPFRKEPMQAYPTPDLLKILEELSTYQGNHVVISSGRDKQTLDKWLGHLSIGLAAEHGAFYREGGVWYQSAQKVEWDEEIPNIIKQTVKRTPRSKMEVKDTALVWHYRNVDIWLADLRVTQLINALLNPCARRNLQIMKGNKIVEVKYGDISKGSEARRLIEKGSYDFIMAIGDDTTDEEMFLALPQDAITIKVGQSSNAALYNLPTQEQTVLFLNKLMK; this is encoded by the coding sequence ATGAAGCTTATTATTATATCTAACAGGTTACCACTCAAAATAGTTGAAAAAAATAACATATATAAAGTAATATCCAGTCCGGGAGGATTGTCTACAGGCCTCGATTCTTTGAATATGAAGATGGAAAAACACTGGATCGGCTGGCCGGGAATGTACCTCGATGATTGTAAAGAAAAAGAAATTATAGATAACCAGCTAGAAGGGCAAAACTTTCATCCGGTCTATTTATCCCCGGAACAAATAGAAAACTACTACGAAGGATACAGCAATAGTGTACTTTGGCCGCTCTGTCATTATTTCTCCAACTATATGCACTACGAAAACAAATACTGGGAAGCTTACAAAGAGGTCAATAATTTATTTTGTGAAGCAGCTCTGAATATTATAGAACCTGGAGATATTGTATGGATACAGGATTATCAGTTGATGTTATTGCCCAAAATGATACGGGATAAAGTATCCGATATCAGCATCGGGTATTTTCATCATATTCCTTTCCCCTCTTACGAACTGTTTCGTGGTTTACCCGAAAGAGCTGAAATACTGAACGGACTATTAGGCGCAGATTTAGTGGCGTTCCATACTCACAGTTACATGCGTCACTTCATAAGTGCTGTTTACCGGGTATTGAAACTGGATTGTAATCTGGATGAAATACAAATGGACAGGCGTGTAGTAGATGTGGATGCTTTCCCAATGGGTATCAACTATGATATGTTCCACAATGCTCTATTGAATCCCGATATAAACAAAAATGCAGAAGAGCTCAGGGCGAGCTTCGGCACAGGCAAACTAATCCTATCTGTAGACAGATTAGACTACAGTAAGGGAATTATGATCCGTCTCAAAAGCTTTGAAGAGTTTCTGGACAATCATCCTGAATATGCAGGTAAAGTTTCATTGGTAATGATTGTAGCCCCTTCCCGCGACAATGTGGATATTTATGCCGAACTAAAGAAGGATATAGATATGAAAGTGGGAGCAATCAACGGGAAACATTCAACGATCGACTGGACTCCTGTCTATTATTTTTACCGGGCATTCAATTTCGAAGAACTGGCTGCCCTTTATCATATAGCAGACATAGCTCTGGTGACCCCGCTACGGGATGGAATGAACCTGGTTGCCAAAGAATACCTGGCGACTAAAAGAAATGAGCCGGGCGTTCTTATTCTGAGTGAGATGGCAGGCGCTTCCATAGAATTGTCAGATGCTATTATAGTGAACCCTACAGATACCAAAGAGATCGAGAATGCAATAGTACAAGCCTTGGAGATGCCTGTGGATGAACAGCTGGAAACGATAGCATCTATGCAGGAAGTCATATCTACTCAAACAGTCAATCAATGGGCTAAGGATTTTATAGAAGAACTGGCCGACATAAAGTCTAAAAACGACGCATTGCAACAAAAGATAGTTGAAAAAACAAACTTTGATATTATTAAACAAGCATATGATAAAGCTCAAAACAGGCTGATTATACTTGACTATGACGGAACATTATCGCCATTCAGAAAAGAGCCGATGCAAGCATATCCGACACCCGATTTGCTCAAAATATTGGAAGAATTAAGTACCTATCAGGGAAATCATGTAGTTATAAGTAGTGGACGCGACAAACAAACTCTCGATAAATGGCTTGGACATCTCTCAATAGGACTAGCTGCCGAACATGGCGCCTTTTATCGAGAAGGCGGGGTATGGTATCAATCTGCCCAGAAAGTAGAATGGGATGAGGAGATACCAAACATAATCAAACAAACTGTAAAAAGGACCCCACGTTCGAAAATGGAGGTAAAAGACACGGCACTGGTGTGGCACTACCGGAATGTAGACATCTGGCTTGCCGACCTGCGTGTCACCCAGCTCATTAATGCTTTACTGAACCCTTGCGCCCGTCGCAATTTACAGATAATGAAAGGAAATAAGATAGTAGAAGTAAAATACGGAGATATCAGCAAAGGTTCGGAGGCAAGAAGGTTGATCGAGAAAGGAAGCTACGATTTCATAATGGCTATAGGAGATGATACCACCGATGAAGAAATGTTTCTGGCATTACCGCAAGATGCGATAACAATTAAAGTTGGCCAGAGTTCTAATGCAGCATTATACAACCTGCCGACACAAGAACAAACCGTATTATTTTTGAATAAACTGATGAAATAA
- a CDS encoding glycoside hydrolase family 15 protein, which yields MNNLNYGVIGNCKSAALVSENGSIDWLCVPNFDSPSVFSKILDEKSGGSLAFIVSEDYKCSQQYLRGTNILCTRFVSEEGSFEVLDFMPRYRTMQMDYFFPAEVYRYIRLIGGKPRFRVKYEPVMNYAKETAVHRKFEDCIKTSSCENVKDNMYLYSSIDFDTILNEEEMILEKEEFLMLSYSQKLVSIDIDRVYLEYQRTKVYWLNWNSRSRKFVQYNDVISRSLLILKLMSTQDSGAVIAALTTSMPETIGEVRNWDYRFCWIRDASMSIETLLKMGHQASAKRFMGFIKRILKSKSDSFQIMYAIDGNRILREEILEHLSGYENSQPVRIGNAAYNQRQNDSLGYLMDVIYNYYIHFPGTLDEIEEMWEVVKTIVKTVTVEWRNTDQSIWEFRNTEKHFVFSKVMCWVALDRAVSIATFLNMPEYEMEWKEQAELIKNDVLTNGWNEDIQSFTQAYDNCDVDSSLLLMEQYGFIEPDNEKFIKTVKKIKEELFHNGLMYRYKNKDDFGLPSSSFTICTFWLIRALYVTGEKDEALKIFNELLTYSNHLGLFSEDLDFDTKRQLGNFPQAYSHLALINTALLFSDERPFSKFVRA from the coding sequence ATGAATAATCTGAATTACGGAGTTATAGGAAATTGTAAATCGGCGGCATTAGTATCTGAAAACGGAAGCATAGATTGGTTATGCGTACCTAATTTTGATTCACCATCGGTATTTTCTAAAATTCTGGATGAAAAATCGGGAGGAAGTCTAGCTTTCATTGTATCAGAAGATTATAAATGTTCCCAGCAATATCTGAGAGGAACTAATATTCTTTGTACAAGATTCGTCTCCGAAGAAGGAAGTTTCGAAGTACTTGATTTCATGCCCAGGTACAGGACTATGCAAATGGATTACTTTTTTCCTGCTGAGGTTTACCGTTATATCCGCTTAATTGGAGGCAAGCCGCGTTTCCGAGTCAAATATGAACCTGTAATGAATTATGCAAAAGAAACAGCCGTTCATCGTAAATTTGAGGATTGCATAAAAACATCTTCATGCGAGAATGTAAAGGATAATATGTATCTGTATTCGAGTATTGATTTTGATACGATACTTAATGAAGAAGAAATGATACTCGAAAAAGAGGAGTTTCTGATGTTATCATACAGTCAAAAACTTGTCTCCATAGATATCGACCGGGTTTATCTCGAATACCAGCGGACCAAAGTCTACTGGCTCAACTGGAATAGCCGGTCCCGTAAATTTGTTCAGTACAATGATGTTATATCCCGTAGTTTATTGATATTGAAATTGATGTCTACTCAGGATTCAGGGGCGGTAATCGCCGCTCTGACGACCAGTATGCCCGAAACGATTGGTGAGGTGCGCAACTGGGACTATCGCTTTTGTTGGATAAGGGATGCTTCCATGTCGATAGAAACCTTGCTGAAAATGGGACATCAGGCTTCCGCAAAGCGATTTATGGGATTCATAAAAAGAATATTGAAATCCAAATCTGATTCTTTCCAGATTATGTACGCGATAGATGGCAACCGCATTCTCCGGGAAGAAATACTGGAGCATTTGTCAGGATATGAGAATTCTCAGCCTGTAAGGATAGGAAATGCGGCTTATAATCAGCGGCAAAACGATTCGTTAGGATATCTTATGGATGTTATCTACAACTATTATATCCATTTTCCGGGTACTTTGGACGAAATTGAGGAGATGTGGGAAGTCGTGAAAACTATCGTTAAAACGGTAACTGTAGAATGGCGGAATACCGACCAGAGTATCTGGGAATTCCGGAATACGGAAAAGCATTTCGTGTTTTCGAAAGTAATGTGCTGGGTAGCACTGGATAGGGCTGTTAGTATTGCCACCTTCCTGAATATGCCTGAGTATGAGATGGAATGGAAAGAGCAGGCTGAGCTGATAAAAAACGATGTTTTAACAAATGGATGGAATGAAGATATACAGAGTTTTACGCAGGCTTACGATAATTGTGATGTAGATTCTTCTCTTTTGCTAATGGAACAGTACGGATTTATTGAACCGGATAATGAGAAATTTATCAAAACCGTGAAGAAAATAAAAGAAGAGCTTTTTCACAACGGGTTGATGTACCGTTATAAGAATAAGGACGATTTTGGTTTACCGTCTTCTTCTTTCACTATTTGTACATTCTGGCTGATACGTGCATTGTATGTTACAGGAGAGAAAGATGAAGCGTTGAAGATATTCAATGAATTACTTACATATTCAAATCACTTGGGTTTATTCAGTGAAGATTTGGATTTTGATACGAAGAGGCAGTTGGGTAATTTTCCACAGGCTTATTCGCATCTGGCATTAATAAACACGGCATTGTTGTTCTCAGATGAGCGTCCATTCTCTAAATTTGTCAGGGCGTGA